The DNA segment TATGACAGAGAAATTGCTGTTGAGCATACAAATTCTCTATTCATAGTTAAAATACCCTATATTCAGCCATGAAGTACCTGATAGTAGAAGACGAGCGATTTGCATACGAAGAACTGAAACGTATGATGACGGAGTTACGTCCCGGTTATTCGTTGGAAAAGCGAACCAAAACGGTCATAGACACTATCGGGTTCCTGAAAACATCTACTGTCGATCTGATCCTTTTGGATATACGACTTGCTGACGGAAATTGCTTCGAAATATTCAATCATGTAGAGGTCAATACCCCTGTCATTTTTACTACTGCTTACGATGAACACGCCATCAAAGCGTTCAAACTGAACAGCATTGATTACCTGTTAAAACCTTTCGATGAAAAGGAATTGGAGGCTGCATTAGTTAAATTTGAGAATATCTTTCATAATAAATCTCACAAAACCGACCCCAAGAATTTTGAACAGCTACTATCTCTTAAAACAAAAAACCGTTTCCTTATATCAAAAGGAGAAAACTATCATTATATAGAAACGGCAGAGATTGCTCATTTTTATAGTGAAGAAGGAGTCGTGTTCCTGCATACATTCCAAAATAAACGGTATATCATTAATTATACATTAGACCAGTTAGAACAGCAGCTTGACAGCCGTTTATTTTTCCGTGTATCGCGTAATTGTATTGGCAATGTAAAAGCTATTGAAAATGTTGCCAAATACTTCAATAGCCGTCTGAAACTCTCCTTTTTGCCTATTTGTCCGCATGAAGTGCTGGTCAGCCGTGTACGTGTGCCCGATTTCCTGAAATGGATGGACGGGATTCTGGAATAATTTAAGTAAGTATTTCTTTTTCTAATATAGGGTATGGAAAATTCCATACCCTTTTTTCTGCATTTCATTTTGTCCATTCTAAACTCCATAGTTATTGGCTTTCGGTATTACTTCATTCATCGTTCTTTTGCTGAAAAATTAAGTAAGTATAAACGTAATTCTTAAAAAATCATGAAGTCAGTAACAGTATTATTAACAGTATTAGGAATCCTTCTATGTGTGGAAGGAAAAGCGCAACAAGTGTCTTTTAAGACAGAGTATATGGGAAGTTCAAGTTATCGGTTTTTGCCGCCCGGCGACAAACCCAGTGAAAAAATCGGAGATGCCAAAGGTTCTGCTGTCGTCTATCAAGGAGCAGTCAATATACCCTTATCCATGAAACTGAATGAGAACAATTGTCCGACAGCTTGGGGAATTGGTCTCGGCGGGTCATATACTTCATTGAATAACAAGAATTTCGCAGATTATATGCCTTCCGAAATCATGAATTTACAGGTAGGGCTTTACCATTTACGCCCCTTAAATGATAAATGGTCGATGCGGGCAAGTGTGGGTATAGCTGTACTTGCTCCTTCCGCCGATTTTTCTAAAATCAGGTTCAAGCACGTGCTTGGAAGCGGAGGCGTTGTTTTTATCCGCCACCTGAAACCCAATCTGTCTATTGGCGGGGGTGTGGCTATAAACAGTTCGTTGGGTTATCCGATGGTATTCCCTACGGTATACCTGAATTGGGAGCTTAACGGGAAGTTCGATGTAAATGTGGAGTTGGTCGAAGGCTTAGACGTATCAGCAGGTTATAGTTTCAACGATTGGTTTAAATTATCGTATACTTTAGAAATGAACGGACAAGCAGCTTTGTTGGAAAAAGACGGTAAAGATGTAATATTCTCTCATCAATATATCGTAACTGGGTTCCGCCCCGAAATAAAGGTTGGTAAAACCGGATTATCTATGACAGCTATGGCTGGGTTGAACTTGTTCCGTCCTGCTTCTTACAGCGACAGAACTTTGAAGGGAGTCTTTGCATCGGATAATGATTATTATTTCTCTGTTTCCCCCTACATGTCTTTCGGAATCAAATATAATTTCTGAAAATGAGAGCTATTCAGATTTTGCTTGCCTTATTGATAATAGGCAATACTGTCATGGCGCAAAATTCAAGTGGGAAGATTACTCTTGAACAATGTCTTGACTTTGCTATCAACAACAGTTATGCGGCACATAGGGCAAATCTCGATGTCAGTGAGGCTGACTATCAGGTAAACGAAGCCCGGTCAGGTGTGTTGCCACAAATAAATGCTTCGGGCAGTTTCGACCATAGTTTAGTTTTACCCACAACAATGTTACCCGGCGAACTCATTGGTGAGAGCGGAACGCAAATCCCGGTTCAGATGGGTTCAAAGAACGAACTGGATTTTGGTGTTAGTGTTGAACAAGTAATTTTTTCGCCCACTTTATTCACCGGAATAAAAATAGCCAGAAACAACCTAGAACTTCAAAGGCTTCGTGCTGCTATGACAAAAGAGGAAGTAATTTTTAATGTAAGCAATGCTTACTATGACATCCTCAATAGTATGCAGAAATTGGATAATATAAACTATATGACCTCTATGCAGGATTCACTTTACCTGTTAATGGAAAAACGGGTAGAAGAAAAT comes from the Bacteroidales bacterium genome and includes:
- a CDS encoding LytTR family DNA-binding domain-containing protein, with protein sequence MKYLIVEDERFAYEELKRMMTELRPGYSLEKRTKTVIDTIGFLKTSTVDLILLDIRLADGNCFEIFNHVEVNTPVIFTTAYDEHAIKAFKLNSIDYLLKPFDEKELEAALVKFENIFHNKSHKTDPKNFEQLLSLKTKNRFLISKGENYHYIETAEIAHFYSEEGVVFLHTFQNKRYIINYTLDQLEQQLDSRLFFRVSRNCIGNVKAIENVAKYFNSRLKLSFLPICPHEVLVSRVRVPDFLKWMDGILE
- a CDS encoding DUF6268 family outer membrane beta-barrel protein, which gives rise to MKSVTVLLTVLGILLCVEGKAQQVSFKTEYMGSSSYRFLPPGDKPSEKIGDAKGSAVVYQGAVNIPLSMKLNENNCPTAWGIGLGGSYTSLNNKNFADYMPSEIMNLQVGLYHLRPLNDKWSMRASVGIAVLAPSADFSKIRFKHVLGSGGVVFIRHLKPNLSIGGGVAINSSLGYPMVFPTVYLNWELNGKFDVNVELVEGLDVSAGYSFNDWFKLSYTLEMNGQAALLEKDGKDVIFSHQYIVTGFRPEIKVGKTGLSMTAMAGLNLFRPASYSDRTLKGVFASDNDYYFSVSPYMSFGIKYNF